One window of Chloroflexota bacterium genomic DNA carries:
- a CDS encoding adenosine-specific kinase — protein MELKSVRIENPSELNFILGQTHFIKTVEDMHEALVTAVPGIKFGLAFCEASGHALVRASGNDPALVELAKQNAFALSAGHSFIVFLGAGFFPINVLHAIKNVPEVVNIFCATANPVEVILAETELGRGILGVIDGVKSKGIEDASGIEWRKSLLRKFGYKL, from the coding sequence ATGGAACTCAAGAGCGTACGAATTGAAAATCCGAGCGAGTTGAATTTCATTCTCGGACAAACGCACTTTATCAAGACCGTCGAGGACATGCACGAGGCGCTGGTGACGGCGGTGCCGGGCATCAAGTTCGGTCTGGCGTTTTGCGAGGCATCCGGTCACGCGCTCGTGCGCGCGAGCGGCAACGATCCTGCGCTCGTCGAGCTTGCCAAGCAGAACGCGTTCGCGTTGAGCGCGGGACATTCGTTCATCGTGTTTCTCGGCGCGGGTTTTTTCCCGATCAACGTTTTGCACGCGATCAAAAACGTGCCGGAGGTCGTCAACATTTTTTGCGCGACGGCGAATCCCGTCGAGGTCATTCTCGCGGAGACGGAACTGGGACGCGGCATTCTCGGTGTGATTGATGGCGTGAAATCAAAAGGCATCGAAGACGCGTCGGGCATCGAGTGGCGCAAGAGCTTGTTGCGAAAATTCGGCTACAAGTTGTAA
- the ssb gene encoding single-stranded DNA-binding protein, with protein sequence MYQKIVLVGNLGNDPEMRYTPQGTPVTRLSVATSRKYNTADGQQKEETAWFRVSVFGKQAEACNQYLSKGRQVLVEGHLTADENGGPRLWTGQDGKPRASFEVFAETVRFLGSKREGGAPASTGSTEVVAPEPAAGEDLPF encoded by the coding sequence ATGTATCAGAAGATTGTTCTGGTCGGGAATTTGGGGAATGACCCGGAAATGCGCTATACGCCCCAGGGCACTCCCGTTACCCGATTGTCCGTCGCAACGAGTCGCAAGTACAACACGGCGGATGGACAGCAAAAAGAAGAAACCGCGTGGTTTCGCGTCTCGGTGTTCGGCAAGCAAGCCGAAGCCTGTAACCAGTACTTGAGCAAGGGTCGTCAAGTTTTGGTCGAAGGGCACCTGACTGCCGACGAAAATGGCGGTCCGCGATTGTGGACCGGACAAGACGGTAAACCGCGCGCTTCGTTTGAAGTGTTCGCGGAGACCGTCCGCTTCCTTGGTAGTAAACGCGAGGGTGGCGCACCCGCCAGCACCGGTAGCACCGAAGTCGTCGCTCCCGAACCTGCCGCTGGCGAAGACTTGCCGTTCTAA
- a CDS encoding M20 family metallopeptidase, with translation MTDFLGQLTTALPNYLRDLETLVNTDCGTHNKAGVDAIARVVHERVREFGAEVVEFPQPQYGDCLYARWRGKGNARIVMIGHMDTVYSDGKTNEFPFRRVAGKALGCGVIDMKSGLLNGIYAAHAIAQSGFENFGEIGFFFNSEEEVGSPVSKELYAPIVRGATAALVLEGARESGAIVSARKGVGTYWVKVRGKPAHAGVEPQKGANAIYTLAEHIGALKKLNGLLPDLTVNVGVIRGGTRPNVVAETAEAEIDVRFPRTSDVAPFEQAVREITAREIVPGTTTELSGGLANPPMEKTDATAHLVALAKNAAHDLGFQIEDVMTGGGSDGNFTASFGTPTLDGLGPQGGNGHNAMEEYLRVDSIVPRAAMLAKLIVAIASEK, from the coding sequence ATGACAGATTTTCTTGGTCAACTCACTACTGCTCTGCCGAATTATCTGCGCGATCTCGAAACGCTCGTCAACACCGATTGCGGCACGCACAACAAAGCCGGCGTGGACGCGATTGCGCGCGTCGTACACGAACGCGTGCGCGAGTTTGGCGCAGAGGTCGTCGAATTTCCGCAACCGCAGTACGGCGATTGTCTCTACGCGCGCTGGCGCGGCAAGGGCAACGCGCGGATCGTAATGATCGGACACATGGACACGGTGTACTCGGATGGCAAGACCAACGAGTTTCCATTTCGCCGCGTCGCCGGCAAAGCCCTGGGTTGCGGCGTGATTGACATGAAGTCTGGCTTGCTCAACGGCATCTATGCCGCGCACGCTATCGCGCAATCGGGATTCGAGAACTTTGGCGAGATCGGATTTTTCTTCAACAGCGAAGAAGAAGTCGGCTCGCCAGTGTCGAAAGAGTTGTACGCGCCAATCGTGCGCGGCGCAACTGCCGCGCTCGTTCTCGAAGGCGCACGCGAGAGCGGCGCGATTGTCAGCGCGCGTAAAGGTGTTGGTACGTACTGGGTCAAAGTGCGTGGCAAACCCGCGCACGCCGGCGTCGAACCGCAAAAAGGCGCGAATGCGATTTACACACTCGCCGAGCACATCGGCGCGCTGAAAAAACTCAATGGCTTGCTCCCAGACCTGACCGTGAACGTCGGCGTGATTCGCGGCGGCACGCGACCGAACGTCGTCGCGGAAACGGCGGAGGCGGAGATTGACGTGCGCTTTCCACGCACCTCCGACGTCGCGCCGTTCGAACAAGCGGTACGAGAAATCACCGCGCGCGAAATCGTCCCTGGGACGACGACCGAATTGAGCGGCGGACTCGCCAATCCGCCGATGGAGAAAACGGACGCGACCGCACACTTGGTCGCGCTCGCCAAAAACGCGGCGCACGACCTGGGATTCCAAATCGAAGACGTGATGACCGGCGGCGGATCGGACGGAAACTTTACCGCGTCATTCGGAACGCCGACACTCGACGGGCTGGGACCGCAAGGCGGCAATGGGCACAACGCGATGGAGGAGTACTTGCGTGTGGATTCTATCGTGCCGCGCGCGGCAATGCTCGCGAAATTGATCGTCGCGATTGCGAGTGAAAAATAA
- a CDS encoding helix-turn-helix transcriptional regulator, giving the protein MKTKRFGGKLRILRTQRKMTLQELAAALGYTTHSYLSEIEVGKKQPTVNLVLDIAELFQVSTDELLKDNLEPKLRKIKK; this is encoded by the coding sequence ATGAAGACAAAAAGATTCGGTGGAAAATTACGTATTTTGCGTACACAACGCAAAATGACATTGCAAGAACTGGCTGCTGCACTGGGTTACACGACTCACAGTTATCTTTCCGAGATAGAGGTTGGCAAGAAACAGCCCACTGTCAATCTTGTGCTTGACATTGCAGAATTATTTCAAGTATCCACCGACGAGCTTCTAAAAGATAACCTAGAACCAAAACTTCGCAAAATTAAGAAATAA
- a CDS encoding HNH endonuclease, which translates to MICLNCGVETANPKFCSRSCAAQYNNKQFPKRDRKQFRCEKCGGVAEYRRKFCEDCSPKNGVDWSKRTFGFVRSSLDFHARIRQLARKAYYTSDRPSQCVVCGYSKHIEICHIKSIQEFSEHTPISVINSLDNLVALCPNCHWEFDHGLLKSEQLKLR; encoded by the coding sequence ATGATTTGCCTCAATTGTGGTGTTGAAACAGCGAACCCGAAATTTTGTAGCCGATCTTGTGCTGCTCAGTACAACAACAAACAGTTTCCTAAACGCGATCGGAAACAATTCCGGTGTGAAAAATGCGGTGGTGTGGCAGAGTACCGGCGCAAGTTTTGTGAGGATTGCAGTCCCAAGAATGGAGTAGATTGGAGTAAACGAACATTCGGATTTGTGCGATCTTCCTTGGACTTCCATGCCCGGATTCGTCAACTTGCGCGTAAAGCATATTACACGTCGGATCGCCCAAGCCAGTGCGTCGTTTGTGGATACTCAAAACATATCGAAATCTGTCACATCAAATCTATCCAGGAATTTTCGGAACATACACCGATTTCTGTGATCAACTCACTGGACAATCTGGTCGCGTTGTGTCCCAACTGTCATTGGGAGTTTGATCATGGCTTGTTGAAATCAGAACAGTTGAAACTACGATAA
- a CDS encoding TraR/DksA C4-type zinc finger protein, which produces MNDIERKKLEKERALVREELNRLREYLKTEPESTGDEVDLAVYEREKNLALVKHLEQKIEEIDRVLQNAKKGKYGICERCGNAIDPARLAAMPETTLCIKCKSEVERAARRAAMR; this is translated from the coding sequence ATGAACGATATCGAACGCAAAAAGCTAGAGAAGGAGCGCGCACTGGTTCGTGAGGAATTAAATCGTCTCCGCGAGTATCTCAAAACTGAACCCGAGTCAACGGGCGATGAAGTGGACCTCGCGGTGTACGAACGCGAAAAGAATCTCGCGCTCGTGAAACATCTTGAACAGAAAATCGAAGAGATTGATCGCGTGTTGCAGAACGCGAAAAAGGGCAAGTACGGTATCTGCGAACGCTGCGGCAACGCGATTGATCCGGCGCGTCTCGCCGCGATGCCGGAGACAACACTGTGCATCAAGTGCAAGAGCGAGGTTGAACGCGCGGCGCGGCGTGCGGCGATGCGGTAA
- a CDS encoding ATP-binding protein, with product MAQPIFPFTAIVNQDKMKRALVLNAINPLIGGVLVRGERGTAKSTAVRALAALLPQISVVADCPFSCNPYEHDRLCDNCRERVARGEELPIAKRRVRLVDLPVSATEDRVVGTLDIETAIKKGEKKFEPGVLANANRGILYVDEVNLLDDHVVDLLLDSAAMGVNVVEREGISFQHPAQFVLVGTMNPEEGELRPQLLDRFGLSVEIKGISDADARVEIIERRLAFETDPVGFCNEWCVAEEKLSKEIDTARHTLPSVKHSQPDLYAIAELSAGLEVDGHRADLVILKSARAHAAFIGRDQINEEDILLAAELALPHRMKRRAFQEVELRMEQLEKRLDQSKQGLANQAQKSDQARDVKKKPA from the coding sequence ATGGCTCAACCGATTTTTCCTTTCACTGCCATCGTCAACCAAGATAAAATGAAACGCGCACTCGTGCTCAACGCGATCAATCCGTTGATCGGCGGCGTGCTCGTGCGCGGCGAACGCGGCACCGCGAAATCCACCGCGGTGCGCGCCCTCGCCGCGTTGCTCCCACAAATCAGCGTCGTCGCGGATTGTCCGTTCAGTTGCAATCCGTACGAACACGATCGCTTGTGCGATAATTGTCGCGAACGCGTCGCGCGCGGCGAAGAGCTGCCCATCGCGAAACGACGCGTGCGTCTCGTGGACTTGCCGGTTAGCGCGACCGAAGACCGCGTCGTCGGTACGCTCGACATCGAGACCGCGATCAAAAAAGGCGAAAAGAAATTCGAGCCAGGTGTGCTCGCCAACGCGAATCGCGGAATTTTGTACGTGGACGAAGTGAACTTGCTCGACGATCACGTCGTTGACCTGTTGCTCGACAGCGCGGCGATGGGCGTGAACGTCGTCGAGCGCGAAGGTATTTCGTTTCAACATCCCGCGCAATTCGTTCTCGTCGGTACGATGAATCCGGAAGAAGGCGAACTGCGTCCGCAGTTGCTCGACCGCTTTGGCTTGTCCGTCGAAATCAAAGGCATCAGCGACGCGGACGCGCGCGTCGAAATTATCGAGCGCCGCCTCGCGTTCGAAACCGACCCCGTTGGCTTTTGCAACGAGTGGTGCGTCGCCGAAGAAAAACTCTCGAAGGAAATTGACACGGCGCGGCACACACTTCCTTCGGTCAAACATTCGCAACCCGATTTGTACGCGATTGCCGAACTCTCCGCCGGCTTGGAAGTGGACGGGCACCGCGCCGACCTCGTGATTCTAAAATCCGCGCGCGCACACGCCGCGTTCATTGGACGCGATCAAATCAACGAAGAAGATATTTTGCTCGCGGCGGAACTCGCGTTGCCGCATCGCATGAAACGGCGCGCGTTCCAAGAAGTCGAGTTGCGAATGGAGCAACTCGAAAAACGGCTCGATCAATCCAAGCAAGGTCTGGCGAATCAAGCGCAAAAGAGCGACCAAGCGCGTGATGTAAAAAAAAAGCCAGCGTAG
- a CDS encoding VWA domain-containing protein gives MTGTKTDLAFDATFRQAAPFQIRRVKKNTAIAIESQDLMRKVRVRRAANLILFVVDASWSMAAAERMIATKGAIMSLLIDAYQKRDRVGLVVFQKEDARLVLPPTSSVDLAEKALKDIPVGGKTPLSAGLLLAHQVLVRERAKDREVMPLMIIVTDGAGNVSMTDLPPQEEAHRVATMLKKADLRSVVINTEHEAFDRGLAATLADDLGGPCYTLKQLRAEELYARVREEMKVISK, from the coding sequence ATGACCGGCACGAAAACAGACCTCGCGTTCGACGCGACGTTTCGCCAAGCCGCACCGTTTCAAATTCGCCGCGTGAAAAAGAACACCGCGATCGCGATTGAATCCCAGGACTTGATGCGCAAAGTGCGCGTGCGCCGCGCCGCGAATTTGATCTTGTTCGTCGTGGACGCGTCCTGGTCTATGGCGGCGGCGGAGCGCATGATCGCGACTAAGGGTGCGATCATGTCCTTGCTGATTGACGCGTACCAAAAACGCGATCGCGTTGGCTTGGTCGTGTTTCAGAAAGAAGATGCGCGACTCGTCCTGCCGCCCACCTCGTCGGTTGATCTCGCCGAGAAAGCATTGAAAGATATTCCGGTCGGCGGCAAGACGCCGTTGAGCGCGGGCTTGTTGCTCGCGCACCAAGTCCTCGTGCGGGAGCGCGCGAAAGATCGCGAAGTGATGCCGTTGATGATTATCGTGACCGATGGCGCGGGCAATGTTTCGATGACGGATCTGCCGCCGCAAGAGGAAGCGCATCGCGTCGCGACGATGCTCAAGAAAGCAGACTTACGTTCGGTCGTCATCAACACCGAGCACGAAGCGTTTGATCGTGGGCTTGCCGCGACGCTCGCCGACGACCTCGGCGGACCGTGTTACACGCTCAAGCAGTTGCGCGCGGAAGAGTTGTACGCGCGTGTGCGCGAGGAGATGAAGGTTATTTCCAAGTGA
- a CDS encoding carboxymuconolactone decarboxylase family protein, giving the protein MAWIQMIDEADARGELAEMYKRETSGWGIDHILKVHSLNPASLNAHLVVYRTLMYGKSGLSRIQREMIGTVVSALNHCEY; this is encoded by the coding sequence ATGGCGTGGATTCAGATGATTGACGAGGCGGATGCGCGCGGCGAACTCGCCGAGATGTACAAACGGGAAACATCAGGTTGGGGTATTGATCACATCCTCAAGGTTCACTCCCTGAATCCAGCGTCGCTCAACGCGCATCTCGTGGTTTATCGGACATTGATGTACGGCAAGTCGGGACTGTCGCGCATTCAGCGCGAAATGATCGGCACGGTCGTTTCCGCGCTCAATCATTGCGAGTACTGA
- a CDS encoding peroxidase-related enzyme (This protein belongs to a clade of uncharacterized proteins related to peroxidases such as the alkylhydroperoxidase AhpD.), which translates to MHHGEGLRRLTHKPKLVAQLKDDYRTAPLSPRDRAMLDYSTKLTREPWAMVENDVQALRDVGFTDTDILDIAQIVGYFAYVNRIADGLGVRVEPEKWKEIRANEERDQH; encoded by the coding sequence GTGCATCACGGCGAAGGTCTTCGCCGCCTCACGCACAAACCCAAACTCGTCGCACAACTCAAAGACGATTATCGCACTGCGCCTTTATCGCCGCGCGACCGCGCGATGCTTGATTATTCGACAAAACTTACACGCGAACCCTGGGCAATGGTTGAGAATGATGTCCAAGCCCTGCGCGACGTGGGATTTACCGACACGGATATCCTCGACATCGCACAGATCGTGGGTTATTTTGCGTATGTGAATCGCATCGCCGACGGGCTGGGTGTGCGTGTCGAGCCGGAAAAATGGAAGGAAATTCGCGCGAATGAAGAACGCGATCAGCATTGA
- a CDS encoding DUF3473 domain-containing protein yields the protein MKNAISIDLEDWFCAYNLNIKIEDWDKQELRVVANTRRVLDVLAKHNTRATFFVLGWVAARVPDLLREIESAEHEIATHGYSHTLLTEMTPDAFEQDLANALRVTRACVSQKIIGYRAPSFTITRKTLWALDILAKLGIAYDSSIFPISGHPDYGIGDAPLVIHQRGALTEVPMSVAEIAGKRVPCSGGGYFRVFPYALTTYLMRQVNRAGRPVIFYLHPWEFDPDQPRRNLSRSKAFRHYFNLDQTARRLDRLLSEFEFAPIKEILNGTRTNAD from the coding sequence ATGAAGAACGCGATCAGCATTGACCTCGAAGATTGGTTTTGCGCGTACAACCTGAATATCAAGATCGAAGATTGGGACAAACAAGAATTGCGCGTTGTCGCGAATACGCGGCGCGTACTCGACGTGCTCGCCAAGCACAACACGCGCGCGACGTTCTTTGTGCTCGGCTGGGTCGCCGCGCGCGTGCCCGACCTCCTGCGCGAAATCGAATCGGCGGAACACGAAATCGCGACGCACGGGTACTCGCACACGCTGCTGACCGAGATGACGCCGGACGCGTTCGAGCAGGACTTGGCGAACGCATTGCGCGTGACGCGCGCGTGCGTTTCGCAAAAAATCATCGGTTATCGCGCGCCGTCGTTCACGATCACGCGCAAAACGCTGTGGGCACTCGACATTCTTGCCAAGCTCGGCATCGCGTACGACTCGTCCATCTTTCCGATCAGCGGTCATCCCGATTACGGCATCGGCGACGCGCCGCTCGTGATTCACCAACGCGGTGCGCTGACCGAGGTCCCGATGAGCGTCGCGGAGATCGCGGGCAAGCGCGTGCCGTGCAGTGGCGGCGGCTATTTTCGCGTGTTCCCGTACGCGCTGACGACGTACTTGATGCGCCAGGTCAATCGCGCTGGACGCCCGGTAATTTTCTACCTGCACCCCTGGGAGTTCGACCCCGACCAGCCGCGCCGAAACCTGTCACGCTCGAAAGCGTTCCGCCACTATTTCAACCTCGATCAGACTGCACGGCGGCTCGACCGATTGCTGTCCGAGTTCGAGTTCGCGCCGATTAAGGAAATTTTGAATGGGACGCGGACTAACGCGGACTAA
- a CDS encoding class I SAM-dependent methyltransferase yields the protein MSQELETQKKYWDRTVTDFDSIYSHRKSKFDNWVDATFRWDMYARFDYTMAHSEPIAGRAFLEVGCGTGRYALEYARRGAVRVVGIDIAANMLDVCRERAQTLGVSDRCEWAHSDLLAYAPREKFDVVIGIGLFDYIRDALPVLAKMRQVATDRAIVTLPMLETWRAPVRKVRLALKRVPVYFYSRARVDELMKGAGFGRYEMERIGQLWCVTGYVSRDT from the coding sequence ATGAGCCAGGAACTGGAGACGCAAAAAAAATACTGGGACCGCACGGTCACGGATTTCGATTCGATCTACTCGCATCGCAAGAGCAAATTCGATAATTGGGTGGACGCGACGTTTCGCTGGGATATGTACGCGCGGTTCGATTACACGATGGCGCACAGCGAGCCGATTGCCGGGCGCGCGTTTCTCGAAGTGGGTTGCGGCACTGGACGCTACGCGCTCGAATATGCAAGGCGCGGTGCGGTGCGCGTCGTCGGGATTGACATCGCGGCGAACATGCTCGATGTGTGCCGCGAACGCGCGCAAACCCTGGGTGTCAGTGATCGGTGCGAATGGGCGCACAGCGATCTCCTCGCGTACGCGCCGCGCGAAAAATTCGACGTGGTGATTGGCATCGGCTTGTTCGATTACATTCGCGATGCGTTGCCGGTACTCGCCAAGATGCGCCAGGTTGCGACCGACCGCGCGATTGTGACTTTGCCGATGTTGGAGACGTGGCGCGCGCCGGTTCGCAAAGTGCGGCTCGCGCTCAAGCGGGTGCCGGTGTACTTTTACAGCCGCGCACGCGTGGATGAGTTGATGAAGGGTGCCGGATTTGGGCGGTATGAGATGGAACGTATCGGGCAATTGTGGTGCGTCACCGGTTATGTTTCACGTGACACATAA
- a CDS encoding tetratricopeptide repeat protein, with protein MAEQQPVRFFITHSWHDNEFTLKLTRDLRAHGFDGFLDVYSVKPGDNIPAQINRGLETCDVYIPILSSASLKSKWCEREINAALMLSGEAGRGGRPLLIPVLAEDCAKNLPPLLKPLLYISFFNRYPDAFKDLLAGLNVLRGTEAASIVEPAPKAKPRTAKKPVERKPTRKVKPPIAKKTTRSEPVARLDEVRAKLRADLETAEKNQEWNYVVSLGEKFLAYDDDPKLKTRIALAYHERAIKNTNGKNPDYDAALNDFNRAIELDPSNALYYNNRGVCQNNQRFSSGTGDYARAIADHTRAIELDPTHSEFYQARGKAYRNAGDWKKALADGWEAGHLGTMNVAEFQATGWDYYNQGKYDLAIAYFTRGLQMESNADMLAGRGMSYYAKNEYDHALADFDRAIKMDPKHASYYLSRSFCYEDQKNFDRALADLDQGIQLKPKNLATYFQCRGRVHYRKTDYPRAIADCSRALELDAKYAAAYFVRGLVYRDQGDATRARDDFSHAIQFDPQVAAYHRERGKSYKVKGDLVAARRDLQKASELGDAEAKGLLTTL; from the coding sequence ATGGCAGAACAACAGCCAGTCCGTTTTTTCATCACCCATTCGTGGCACGATAACGAATTTACGCTCAAACTCACGCGCGATTTACGCGCGCATGGCTTCGATGGTTTCCTCGACGTGTACTCGGTCAAGCCCGGCGACAACATCCCCGCCCAGATCAATCGCGGCTTGGAAACGTGCGACGTGTACATCCCCATTCTCTCGTCCGCGTCACTCAAATCGAAATGGTGCGAGCGCGAAATTAACGCCGCGCTCATGCTCAGCGGCGAAGCCGGGCGCGGCGGACGACCGTTGCTCATTCCAGTTCTCGCCGAAGATTGCGCCAAGAATTTGCCTCCGCTCCTCAAACCGCTCCTCTACATTTCCTTTTTCAATCGTTACCCCGACGCGTTCAAGGACTTGCTCGCCGGTCTCAATGTCTTGCGCGGGACCGAAGCGGCTTCGATTGTCGAGCCAGCCCCGAAGGCAAAACCCCGGACTGCAAAGAAACCGGTCGAGCGCAAACCGACGCGCAAAGTCAAACCGCCAATCGCCAAGAAGACCACGCGAAGCGAGCCGGTCGCACGACTGGATGAGGTTCGCGCGAAATTGCGCGCCGATCTGGAAACGGCGGAGAAGAACCAGGAATGGAACTATGTGGTTTCGCTGGGAGAAAAATTTCTCGCGTACGACGACGACCCGAAACTCAAAACCAGGATCGCGCTGGCGTATCACGAACGCGCGATCAAAAACACCAACGGTAAGAACCCCGATTACGACGCGGCGCTGAACGATTTCAATCGCGCAATTGAACTCGATCCCAGCAACGCGTTGTACTACAACAATCGCGGCGTGTGCCAAAACAATCAACGCTTTTCCAGTGGCACGGGCGATTACGCACGCGCGATTGCCGATCACACTCGCGCGATTGAACTCGATCCAACGCATTCTGAATTTTATCAGGCGCGCGGCAAGGCGTATCGCAACGCCGGGGATTGGAAAAAGGCGTTGGCAGATGGTTGGGAAGCCGGGCACTTGGGTACGATGAACGTAGCCGAGTTCCAGGCGACGGGCTGGGATTATTACAATCAAGGCAAGTACGATTTGGCGATTGCGTACTTTACGCGCGGCTTGCAGATGGAATCGAACGCCGACATGCTCGCGGGACGTGGCATGAGTTATTACGCGAAAAACGAGTACGACCACGCCCTCGCCGATTTTGATCGCGCGATCAAGATGGATCCCAAACACGCGTCGTATTATCTTTCGCGTTCGTTTTGCTACGAGGACCAGAAAAATTTCGACCGCGCGTTGGCGGATTTGGATCAAGGTATTCAGCTCAAGCCGAAGAATCTGGCGACGTACTTTCAGTGCCGCGGGCGCGTTCACTATCGCAAGACAGATTACCCGCGCGCTATCGCGGACTGTTCGCGCGCGCTTGAACTCGACGCCAAGTATGCTGCCGCATATTTTGTGCGCGGTCTCGTTTACCGCGATCAAGGCGACGCGACACGTGCGCGCGATGATTTTAGTCACGCGATTCAATTCGATCCCCAGGTCGCCGCGTACCATCGCGAGCGCGGAAAAAGCTACAAGGTAAAAGGCGACTTGGTTGCGGCGCGGCGCGATCTGCAAAAGGCAAGCGAACTGGGTGATGCGGAAGCGAAAGGATTGTTGACGACGCTGTGA
- a CDS encoding methyltransferase domain-containing protein: MTTPICSYENSPWRTEFWRGRDYEDLAERIALRALLPPRGTRLCEIGAGFGRLADYYLGYDQIILMDYARTMLQQARERLTQDSRFTHHASRFIFVAADLYNLPFADNALDTALTIRVLHHVVDVPRAFSEIARAVRPNGTYVLEHANKRHLKTLLRYALTRRAPNPFALEPYEFVKLNFDFHPRYIVEHLRAVNFIARDQRAVSMLRVPALKRLVPARLLAWLDGALQVPLARLQLAPSIFLRAESRKPGSPALNPGLWRCVACHATNLAETRDALTCRACGRAYPIVDGIADFK; this comes from the coding sequence GTGACGACTCCGATTTGTTCCTACGAAAACTCTCCCTGGCGCACCGAGTTCTGGCGCGGGCGCGATTACGAAGACCTCGCCGAACGCATCGCTCTACGCGCGCTGTTGCCGCCGCGCGGCACGCGGCTCTGCGAAATTGGCGCGGGGTTCGGTCGGCTCGCCGATTATTATCTCGGGTACGATCAAATCATCCTGATGGATTACGCGCGCACGATGTTGCAGCAAGCGCGCGAACGATTGACCCAGGATTCACGATTTACGCATCACGCATCGCGCTTTATTTTCGTCGCCGCCGATCTCTACAACTTGCCGTTCGCAGATAACGCGCTCGACACCGCGCTGACGATTCGCGTGTTGCATCACGTCGTGGATGTGCCGCGCGCGTTCAGTGAAATCGCGCGTGCAGTGCGACCGAATGGAACGTATGTTCTAGAACACGCGAACAAACGCCATCTGAAGACGCTACTACGTTACGCGCTCACACGTCGCGCGCCGAATCCATTCGCGCTTGAGCCATACGAGTTCGTCAAACTCAACTTTGATTTTCATCCGCGCTACATCGTCGAGCATTTACGCGCGGTGAATTTTATCGCGCGCGACCAACGCGCGGTTTCCATGTTGCGTGTCCCTGCGCTCAAACGGCTCGTCCCCGCGCGCCTCCTGGCTTGGCTCGATGGCGCGCTCCAAGTCCCCCTCGCACGGCTCCAACTTGCGCCCAGTATTTTTCTCCGCGCGGAATCGCGCAAACCTGGGTCGCCCGCACTCAATCCTGGGTTGTGGCGTTGCGTCGCGTGTCACGCGACCAACCTTGCAGAAACACGCGACGCGCTCACCTGCCGCGCGTGCGGACGCGCCTATCCCATCGTGGATGGCATTGCAGATTTCAAATGA